One window of the Deinococcus aerius genome contains the following:
- a CDS encoding organic hydroperoxide resistance protein — protein sequence MTDTSQATQNQSQKRGKVIFTTRATAHGGRAGYIETPDHHLGVKLSVPQEIGGDGGVGTNPEQLFAAGYAACFQSAIGSVARREKVSFGSSRVTGVVGLVRDELGFALDVELQIVLPGLSREQAQHMVEEAHKVCPYSRALRGNVDVRLTVIEEPEHGDVG from the coding sequence ATGACCGACACGAGCCAGGCGACCCAGAACCAGAGTCAGAAGCGGGGCAAAGTGATCTTCACCACCCGGGCCACGGCCCACGGCGGCCGGGCGGGGTATATCGAGACCCCCGACCACCACCTCGGCGTGAAGCTCAGCGTGCCTCAGGAGATCGGCGGGGACGGCGGCGTGGGCACCAACCCCGAGCAGCTCTTCGCCGCCGGGTACGCCGCCTGCTTCCAGAGCGCCATCGGCAGCGTCGCCCGGCGCGAGAAGGTGAGCTTCGGGTCCTCGCGCGTGACCGGCGTGGTGGGCCTGGTCCGCGACGAACTCGGCTTCGCCCTCGACGTGGAGTTGCAGATCGTGCTCCCCGGCCTGAGCCGCGAGCAGGCGCAGCACATGGTCGAGGAGGCCCACAAGGTCTGCCCCTACAGCCGGGCCCTGCGCGGCAACGTGGACGTGCGCCTGACCGTGATCGAGGAGCCCGAACACGGCGACGTGGGCTGA
- a CDS encoding GGDEF domain-containing protein, whose translation MLSALFVNFCILVTFTSIGSLTYTGTERLHALRRALRYLVSVAGGLILIGYGIPLGEGVRVDFRHVPVALAGLFGGPLPALGVALPLALYRAWLGGDGAVGGVMGLLITAVVASIFRARFHHSRPTWRDAWAPFATFALANLSLLLVPGRGAQLFQTAYLPLTLIQGLGLLVTFAVIAVRFDSVGHSRTLHLLAYRDALTGLRNRRQFDRDLADLPADGRFHLLLLDLDDFKRLNDTLGHGFGDVVLRELGALLTAHTRSADRVYRVGGEEFGVLLHTADPEVAAGVANRLRALTRGQLGTRAGRPDWTLTFSAGLAPHVTSPSGTFGTADARLYEAKRSGRDRVVGEEASPFPVEVESAAARLDAVT comes from the coding sequence GTGCTGTCGGCCCTTTTTGTCAACTTCTGCATTCTCGTGACCTTTACCAGCATCGGCAGCCTGACCTACACGGGCACCGAGCGCCTCCATGCCCTGCGCCGCGCGCTGCGTTACCTCGTCTCGGTGGCGGGCGGCCTGATCCTGATCGGCTACGGCATTCCCCTCGGCGAGGGGGTTCGCGTGGACTTCCGCCACGTGCCCGTCGCGCTCGCGGGTCTCTTCGGCGGTCCCCTGCCCGCCCTCGGGGTCGCCCTGCCCCTCGCCCTGTACCGCGCGTGGCTGGGCGGCGACGGCGCGGTGGGCGGGGTCATGGGGCTTCTCATCACGGCGGTCGTCGCCAGCATCTTCCGCGCCCGCTTTCACCATAGCCGCCCGACCTGGCGGGATGCCTGGGCGCCCTTTGCGACCTTTGCCCTCGCCAACCTCAGCCTGCTCCTCGTGCCCGGGCGCGGCGCGCAGCTCTTCCAGACGGCCTACCTGCCGCTGACCCTGATCCAGGGGCTGGGCCTGCTCGTGACCTTCGCGGTGATCGCCGTGCGCTTTGACAGCGTGGGCCATTCCCGGACCCTGCACCTCCTCGCGTACCGGGACGCCCTGACGGGGCTGCGCAACCGCCGCCAGTTCGACCGCGACCTCGCCGACCTGCCCGCCGACGGGCGCTTCCACCTGCTGCTGCTCGACCTCGACGATTTCAAACGGCTCAACGACACCCTGGGGCACGGCTTCGGGGACGTGGTGCTGCGGGAACTCGGGGCGTTGCTCACGGCGCACACCCGGAGCGCCGACCGGGTGTACCGGGTGGGCGGGGAGGAATTCGGGGTGCTGCTGCACACCGCCGACCCGGAGGTCGCGGCGGGCGTGGCGAACCGGCTGCGTGCCCTGACCCGCGGGCAGCTCGGGACCCGGGCGGGCCGACCGGACTGGACCCTCACGTTCTCGGCCGGACTCGCCCCGCACGTCACGAGTCCCTCCGGCACCTTCGGGACCGCGGACGCGCGCCTGTACGAGGCCAAGCGCTCCGGGCGTGACCGGGTGGTGGGTGAGGAGGCCAGCCCTTTCCCGGTGGAGGTCGAGTCCGCGGCGGCCCGCCTGGATGCCGTGACCTGA
- the trmB gene encoding tRNA (guanine(46)-N(7))-methyltransferase TrmB gives MILRLSDFHFPDRAARLYPDTPGRPWVLEVGFGDGRFWPHFAATFPEAPNYLGVEISGVSLLKAARRLRQAGLTNTVLTRMPATPLIREVVPEGGLDAIIVNFPDPWPKAGHEEHRLLRAPFFRLAASRLKPGGAVLLTTDHEEYFEFARREAEASGVMRVDLTDPPPAALETKYARKWRDLGLRARHARFVPTAHPHVPGAPITRYPDQEDSPDVPHAILTLPEPFAPAEFHKHTARGGQTREDPAGWTVVLLDLYRSLGTAARFGPSWVILAHVVEGELTQEVLIDLTAREDGTHLVRLARFGGPVVTPGVKAAVGTVAGWLEARGATVRHRGY, from the coding sequence ATGATCCTCCGCCTCTCGGACTTCCACTTCCCCGACCGCGCGGCCCGGCTGTACCCCGACACGCCCGGGCGGCCCTGGGTGCTGGAGGTCGGCTTCGGGGACGGGCGCTTCTGGCCCCACTTCGCGGCGACCTTTCCCGAGGCGCCCAACTACCTCGGGGTGGAGATCAGCGGCGTCTCACTGCTCAAGGCCGCGCGCAGACTGCGGCAGGCCGGGCTGACGAACACGGTCCTGACTCGGATGCCCGCCACCCCCCTCATCCGCGAGGTGGTGCCGGAGGGCGGGCTCGACGCCATCATCGTGAACTTCCCCGACCCCTGGCCCAAGGCGGGGCACGAGGAACACCGCCTGCTGCGCGCCCCCTTCTTCCGCCTGGCCGCCAGCCGCCTGAAACCCGGCGGGGCCGTGCTGCTCACCACCGACCACGAGGAGTATTTCGAGTTCGCCCGCCGGGAGGCGGAGGCGAGCGGCGTCATGCGCGTAGACCTCACCGATCCCCCGCCCGCCGCCCTGGAGACCAAGTACGCCCGCAAGTGGCGCGACCTGGGCCTGAGGGCGCGGCACGCCCGCTTCGTCCCGACCGCGCACCCCCACGTGCCGGGCGCCCCCATCACCCGCTACCCCGACCAGGAGGATTCCCCGGACGTGCCCCACGCCATCCTGACCCTGCCCGAGCCCTTCGCGCCCGCCGAGTTCCACAAGCACACCGCGCGCGGCGGCCAGACCCGCGAGGACCCGGCGGGGTGGACCGTCGTTTTGCTCGACCTGTACCGCAGCCTGGGGACCGCCGCCCGCTTCGGGCCGAGCTGGGTGATCCTCGCCCACGTCGTGGAGGGCGAACTCACCCAGGAGGTGCTGATCGACCTCACGGCCCGGGAGGACGGGACCCACCTCGTCCGCCTCGCCCGCTTCGGCGGCCCGGTGGTCACGCCCGGGGTCAAGGCCGCTGTGGGCACGGTCGCGGGCTGGCTGGAGGCGCGGGGAGCAACCGTCCGGCACCGGGGCTACTGA
- a CDS encoding FAD-dependent oxidoreductase, producing MFGPTQPRSQPQPGHLYDVAVIGAGLSGTELAWRLARAGRDVLLVTQALDHLGNLYQPTVEGAGFPPDSLFARVAARIVPDTDGWSFHRHLKAEVEATAGIHLLQSTVTALDEEGGGVVLSTWEGPTLRARVAVLAVGAFLKGRLLIGDTLEEAGRLSEVAYDFLADDLARSGVWLIGAEGTAPAVEGAPPYEVRFLTPAPPELDGFRLTRFDRVYALGRCTPGEHTYASVLGDAARLADELLRVSP from the coding sequence ATGTTCGGTCCAACACAACCCCGCAGCCAGCCGCAGCCGGGGCACCTGTACGACGTGGCGGTGATCGGGGCGGGTTTGAGCGGCACCGAACTCGCCTGGCGCCTGGCCCGGGCCGGGCGGGACGTGCTCCTCGTCACGCAGGCGCTCGACCACCTGGGCAACCTGTACCAGCCCACGGTGGAGGGCGCCGGATTTCCCCCGGACAGCCTCTTCGCGCGAGTCGCGGCCCGAATCGTCCCCGACACCGACGGCTGGAGCTTCCACCGCCATCTCAAGGCCGAGGTCGAGGCCACGGCGGGCATCCACCTGCTGCAAAGCACCGTCACCGCGCTCGACGAGGAGGGCGGCGGGGTGGTCCTCTCGACCTGGGAGGGGCCGACGCTGCGGGCGCGGGTGGCCGTCCTCGCCGTCGGCGCCTTCCTCAAGGGCCGCCTGCTGATCGGGGACACGCTGGAGGAGGCCGGGCGGCTCTCCGAGGTCGCCTACGACTTCCTGGCGGACGACCTCGCCCGCTCGGGGGTGTGGCTGATCGGCGCGGAGGGGACGGCCCCGGCGGTGGAGGGCGCCCCCCCCTACGAGGTGCGCTTCCTGACGCCCGCGCCCCCGGAACTCGACGGCTTTCGCCTCACGCGCTTCGACCGGGTGTATGCCCTGGGCCGCTGCACGCCGGGCGAGCATACCTACGCCTCGGTGCTGGGGGACGCGGCGCGGCTGGCCGATGAGCTGCTGCGGGTGAGCCCATGA
- a CDS encoding DUF3006 domain-containing protein, with translation MKEGQRGAQERWTVDGIEDSPHGPMARVEREDGLTFDVPLHVLPEGVREGDVLGVLDGPDGVTVERLPAETRARREEAQRRLEALNSTPGAGEEIDL, from the coding sequence GTGAAGGAAGGGCAGCGAGGAGCACAGGAACGCTGGACGGTGGACGGCATCGAGGACAGCCCGCACGGCCCGATGGCGCGGGTGGAGCGCGAGGACGGCCTCACCTTCGACGTGCCGCTCCACGTTCTGCCGGAGGGCGTGCGCGAGGGGGACGTGCTCGGCGTGCTGGACGGCCCCGACGGGGTGACGGTCGAGCGGCTGCCCGCCGAAACCCGGGCCCGCCGCGAGGAGGCCCAGCGCCGCCTGGAGGCCCTGAACAGCACGCCCGGCGCCGGGGAGGAGATCGACCTGTGA
- a CDS encoding ComEC/Rec2 family competence protein — MTEKKTAPRKSPAKKAPAAKGTSKKAASRSRPAGRGGKRASPSPSDLLGVLVLVLTASLAACTARDRGEQGGDGQTGTQPAGQVTIRFLDVGQGDAVLIRSPEGKTLLYDGGRSSDRMRGYLQTYGIDSIDLMVASHADADHITGLIPAAETAKPRLFINNGLAGTTRTWERLVAALEKDGTTFQKANGQVINLGSVKVRVIAPPAGMGDDQNDNSVGLRVEFGDFRALMTGDSEKPETQAWLAEDRAEIRGPFQVYKSIHHGAANGDHQAWLAAVRPENVVIGVGENNYGHPTKTALDLYKANGIRIYRTDRQGTVTFTGNADGTYTATTDR; from the coding sequence GTGACCGAGAAGAAGACGGCCCCCCGCAAGTCCCCGGCCAAAAAGGCCCCTGCCGCAAAGGGAACCTCCAAAAAAGCGGCCTCCCGTTCCAGGCCCGCGGGGCGCGGGGGCAAGCGGGCCAGCCCCAGCCCCTCCGACCTGCTCGGCGTGCTGGTGCTCGTGCTGACAGCCAGCCTCGCGGCCTGCACGGCGCGCGACCGGGGAGAGCAGGGGGGAGACGGGCAGACGGGCACCCAACCCGCCGGACAGGTCACGATCCGTTTTCTCGACGTGGGGCAGGGCGACGCGGTCCTGATCCGCAGTCCCGAGGGCAAGACCCTGCTGTACGACGGGGGCCGCAGCAGCGACCGGATGCGGGGCTACCTGCAAACCTACGGCATCGATTCTATCGACCTGATGGTGGCGAGCCACGCCGACGCCGACCACATCACGGGCCTGATCCCCGCCGCCGAGACGGCCAAGCCCCGGCTCTTCATCAACAACGGGCTGGCGGGCACCACCCGGACCTGGGAACGGCTCGTCGCGGCGCTGGAGAAGGACGGAACCACCTTCCAGAAGGCGAACGGGCAGGTCATCAACCTGGGCAGCGTGAAGGTGCGCGTCATCGCCCCGCCCGCCGGGATGGGCGACGACCAGAACGACAACAGCGTCGGCCTGCGGGTGGAGTTCGGCGACTTCCGGGCCCTGATGACCGGCGACAGCGAGAAGCCCGAGACCCAGGCCTGGCTCGCCGAGGACCGGGCCGAGATTCGGGGTCCCTTCCAGGTCTACAAGAGCATCCACCACGGGGCGGCGAACGGCGACCACCAGGCCTGGCTCGCCGCCGTTCGCCCCGAGAACGTGGTCATCGGCGTGGGCGAGAACAACTACGGCCACCCGACCAAGACGGCCCTCGACCTCTATAAGGCGAACGGCATCCGCATTTACCGCACCGACCGTCAGGGCACGGTGACGTTCACGGGCAACGCGGACGGCACGTACACGGCGACGACGGACCGCTGA
- a CDS encoding FtsW/RodA/SpoVE family cell cycle protein: protein MSLQLVIAQVLLLTLGLLGVATARPDLIVDHGSKALLALGVTFAAARLRPKTFLKAAPYFWGFTLLLLLLTLFIGEGTVTSPGTKRWLELGPLRFQPSELAKLGLVLQLASFFSRRGVQNKLISATLMIVFTTLLVLLEPDLGTSVLTFGLGIILMYAAGVRITNITGFVFALGLLAIPFVGRYLETHSYILERFFGHVNRGETMAVGLDQIGMAHRDLNFGGLWGLGPDGPRWSYFAAHTDMVVASVGFSTGLLGVAMLLFAYWLIVSTALHVSQLAARVRPMTPEIHGATIMATGAMFMVVGQAFVNLAVAAGIFPVTGVPLPLVSYGFSSMLTMSLALGVIHSAMREVRRHLPALEVAPDLVQVPAD from the coding sequence ATGAGTCTGCAACTGGTGATCGCGCAGGTGCTGCTGCTCACGCTGGGGCTGCTGGGGGTGGCGACCGCCCGGCCCGACCTGATCGTGGACCACGGGAGCAAGGCGCTCCTCGCCCTGGGGGTGACCTTTGCCGCCGCCCGGCTGCGCCCCAAGACCTTCCTGAAGGCGGCCCCGTACTTCTGGGGCTTCACCCTGCTGCTGCTGCTGCTGACCCTCTTTATCGGGGAGGGCACCGTGACGAGCCCGGGCACCAAGCGCTGGCTGGAACTCGGCCCGCTGCGGTTCCAGCCCTCGGAACTCGCCAAGCTGGGGCTGGTGCTGCAACTCGCGTCCTTCTTCTCGCGCCGCGGCGTGCAGAACAAGCTCATCAGCGCGACCCTGATGATCGTCTTCACCACCCTGCTCGTGCTGCTGGAGCCCGACCTGGGCACCTCGGTGCTGACCTTCGGCCTGGGCATCATCCTGATGTACGCGGCGGGCGTCCGCATCACGAACATCACCGGGTTCGTGTTCGCGCTGGGGTTGCTGGCGATCCCCTTCGTGGGCCGCTACCTGGAGACGCACAGCTACATCCTGGAGCGGTTCTTCGGGCACGTGAACCGCGGCGAGACGATGGCGGTGGGGCTCGACCAGATCGGCATGGCCCACCGCGACCTGAATTTCGGCGGCCTGTGGGGCCTGGGTCCCGACGGCCCCCGCTGGTCGTACTTCGCGGCGCACACCGACATGGTGGTCGCCTCGGTGGGCTTCTCGACCGGCCTGCTGGGGGTCGCCATGCTGCTCTTCGCCTACTGGCTGATCGTGTCCACCGCCCTGCACGTCTCGCAGCTCGCCGCCCGCGTCCGCCCCATGACCCCCGAGATTCACGGCGCGACCATCATGGCGACGGGCGCGATGTTCATGGTCGTCGGGCAGGCGTTCGTGAACCTCGCCGTCGCGGCGGGCATCTTCCCCGTGACGGGCGTGCCGCTGCCGCTCGTGAGCTACGGCTTTTCCTCCATGCTCACCATGAGCCTCGCCCTGGGCGTGATCCACAGCGCCATGCGCGAGGTCCGGCGCCACCTCCCCGCGCTGGAGGTCGCCCCCGACCTCGTGCAGGTGCCCGCCGACTGA
- the murD gene encoding UDP-N-acetylmuramoyl-L-alanine--D-glutamate ligase: MTERAGQGLLIYGLGRSGRGVARFLAGEGRRAEWHDARPSAEDEALMAELGFARGDVGGTYRTVVAAPGVPIDHPDLLALAGRGAEIIGEVVLAARARPGLPLVGVTGTAGKGGTTVLTAHLLRASGIHALEGGNIDPPLLDVVDRAEVAVVELSSFQLERVPGLRLPVAVITNLGVDHLDRHRTVEAYHAAKLNITAGQTGEDVLVVPAGLEVRTRAQVRSFLPDRIALASGEEVLPAADLPEGLHPANAAAAVLAVGALLERLGRPVDAGVLAGALRSARPVAGRFETVARVGNVRFIDDSIATRTLAVEAALTRAPGPIAWLVGGRDKGADLAPLREAARGRVVRVIAFGEDGEALARGLGLPFETATGEDGDAVMRSAARAGLEALGGPGGAGTVLLAPIGTSFDLFRDYRARGESFGRAARELAAAAEVRA; this comes from the coding sequence GTGACGGAGCGTGCGGGGCAGGGACTGTTGATCTACGGGCTGGGCCGAAGTGGGCGCGGCGTGGCCCGCTTCCTGGCGGGGGAAGGGCGGCGCGCCGAGTGGCACGACGCGCGCCCCAGTGCGGAGGACGAGGCCCTGATGGCGGAGCTGGGCTTCGCGCGGGGAGACGTGGGGGGAACGTACCGGACGGTCGTGGCCGCGCCGGGCGTCCCGATAGACCACCCCGACCTGCTGGCCCTGGCGGGGCGCGGGGCGGAGATCATCGGGGAGGTGGTCCTGGCGGCCCGGGCCCGTCCCGGCCTGCCCCTGGTCGGCGTGACGGGCACGGCGGGCAAGGGCGGCACGACGGTGCTGACCGCGCACCTGCTGCGGGCGAGCGGCATCCATGCCCTGGAGGGGGGCAACATCGATCCCCCCCTCCTCGACGTGGTGGACCGGGCGGAGGTGGCGGTCGTGGAGCTGTCGAGCTTCCAGCTTGAGCGGGTGCCCGGCCTGCGGCTGCCCGTCGCCGTGATCACGAACCTGGGCGTGGATCACCTCGACCGCCACCGCACGGTGGAGGCCTACCACGCGGCCAAGCTCAACATCACGGCGGGGCAGACGGGGGAGGACGTGCTGGTCGTCCCGGCTGGATTAGAGGTCAGGACGCGGGCGCAGGTCCGCTCCTTCCTCCCCGACCGCATCGCCCTGGCGAGCGGGGAGGAGGTGCTGCCCGCCGCCGACCTCCCGGAAGGGCTGCACCCCGCCAATGCCGCCGCCGCCGTCCTTGCCGTGGGGGCGCTGCTGGAACGGCTGGGCCGCCCGGTGGACGCGGGGGTGCTGGCGGGGGCGCTGCGGAGTGCCCGCCCGGTCGCCGGACGCTTCGAGACGGTGGCGCGGGTGGGGAACGTCCGTTTTATCGACGACTCCATCGCCACCCGGACCCTCGCGGTGGAGGCGGCCCTCACCCGCGCGCCCGGGCCCATCGCCTGGCTCGTCGGCGGGCGGGACAAGGGCGCCGACCTCGCCCCGCTGCGGGAGGCGGCGCGCGGTCGCGTGGTCCGCGTGATCGCCTTCGGGGAGGACGGCGAGGCGCTCGCCCGCGGGCTGGGCCTCCCCTTCGAGACCGCGACGGGCGAGGACGGCGACGCGGTGATGCGCTCCGCCGCCCGCGCCGGGCTGGAGGCGCTGGGGGGGCCGGGCGGGGCGGGCACGGTGCTGCTGGCCCCCATCGGCACGAGCTTCGACCTGTTCCGGGACTACCGGGCGCGCGGCGAGAGCTTTGGCCGGGCCGCGCGTGAACTCGCGGCGGCGGCGGAGGTGCGGGCATGA
- a CDS encoding antibiotic biosynthesis monooxygenase, whose protein sequence is MVDVPPSPNAAPAPPAREGVTLVVTEFVRPSRVAEYEAWARELHAVQSRQPGFVGLHVLRGQSGDTPEYVTLVRFASPEALAAWRASPEYAAALRELPRFTAGEVDYRESVGLEAWFDRPVHSAPPPLWKNVVLGFVGVYPLILLFTWLCRPLVQGWPWWAAILPSALLATVFLNWPVLPLLSRLLRGWLYPDRS, encoded by the coding sequence ATGGTCGACGTACCGCCTTCCCCCAACGCCGCCCCTGCCCCGCCCGCCCGGGAGGGCGTGACGCTCGTGGTGACGGAGTTCGTGCGCCCCTCGCGGGTGGCCGAGTACGAGGCCTGGGCGCGGGAACTGCACGCCGTTCAGTCCCGGCAGCCGGGGTTCGTGGGCCTGCACGTGCTGCGGGGGCAGAGCGGGGACACGCCGGAGTACGTGACCCTGGTGCGCTTCGCCTCGCCGGAGGCGCTCGCGGCCTGGCGCGCTTCTCCCGAGTACGCGGCGGCGCTGCGGGAGCTGCCCCGGTTCACCGCGGGCGAGGTCGATTACCGCGAGTCGGTGGGGCTGGAGGCCTGGTTCGACCGCCCCGTCCACTCCGCCCCGCCGCCCCTGTGGAAGAACGTGGTGCTGGGCTTCGTGGGCGTGTATCCCCTCATCCTGCTGTTCACCTGGCTGTGCCGCCCCCTCGTGCAGGGCTGGCCGTGGTGGGCCGCCATCCTGCCGTCGGCCCTGCTGGCGACGGTCTTCCTGAACTGGCCGGTACTGCCGCTGCTGTCGCGCCTGCTGCGGGGGTGGCTGTACCCGGATCGCTCCTGA
- the ychF gene encoding redox-regulated ATPase YchF, with protein sequence MGLSIGIVGLPNVGKSTLFNAITRAGALAANYPFATIEPNVGRVPVPDERLGALAKVFTKGERVPPIIPTYVEFVDIAGLVKGASQGEGLGNQFLANIREVDAIAHVVRCFTDDNVIHVAGRVDPTDDIETINTELILADLAGLEKRLANLQKKAKGNDKDAREQAALAEQILAVLGEGRPARAGTYDAPIPKDFGLITTKPVIYVANVGEDELTEDNDAVRRVREYAARENAAVVKISAQIEGELAEMPEDEAREFLSDLGVQESGLDQLVKVGYETLGLITFITSGEKEVRAWTIRRGEKAPEAAGEIHSDLERGFIRAEVIEWQKMVEAGGWANAKAKGWVRTEGKDYVMQDGDIMNVLHSS encoded by the coding sequence ATGGGACTTTCAATCGGCATCGTTGGCCTGCCCAACGTCGGAAAAAGCACGCTGTTCAACGCCATTACCCGCGCCGGGGCGCTCGCGGCCAACTACCCCTTCGCGACCATCGAGCCCAACGTGGGCCGGGTGCCCGTGCCCGACGAGCGGCTGGGCGCGCTGGCCAAGGTGTTCACCAAGGGTGAGCGGGTGCCCCCCATCATCCCCACCTACGTCGAGTTCGTGGACATCGCCGGGCTGGTGAAGGGGGCCAGCCAGGGCGAAGGGCTGGGGAACCAGTTTCTCGCGAACATCCGCGAGGTGGACGCCATCGCCCACGTGGTGCGCTGCTTTACCGACGACAACGTGATTCACGTGGCGGGCCGGGTCGATCCCACCGACGACATCGAGACGATCAACACCGAGCTGATCCTCGCCGACCTCGCGGGGCTGGAAAAGCGGCTCGCCAACCTCCAGAAAAAGGCCAAGGGGAACGACAAGGACGCCCGGGAGCAGGCCGCGCTCGCCGAGCAGATCCTCGCCGTGCTGGGGGAAGGCAGGCCCGCCCGCGCGGGGACGTATGACGCGCCCATTCCCAAGGACTTCGGCCTGATCACCACCAAGCCCGTGATCTACGTGGCGAACGTGGGCGAGGACGAGCTCACGGAGGACAACGACGCCGTGCGCCGGGTGCGCGAGTATGCGGCCCGCGAGAACGCCGCGGTCGTGAAGATCAGCGCCCAGATCGAGGGCGAACTCGCCGAGATGCCGGAGGACGAGGCGCGCGAGTTCCTGAGTGACCTCGGGGTGCAGGAGAGCGGCCTGGATCAGCTCGTGAAGGTGGGGTACGAGACGCTGGGGCTGATCACCTTCATCACCTCGGGCGAGAAGGAAGTCCGGGCCTGGACGATCCGCCGGGGCGAAAAGGCGCCCGAGGCCGCCGGGGAAATCCACTCCGACCTGGAGCGGGGCTTTATCCGCGCCGAGGTCATCGAGTGGCAGAAGATGGTCGAGGCGGGCGGCTGGGCGAACGCCAAGGCGAAGGGCTGGGTCCGCACCGAGGGCAAGGACTACGTGATGCAGGACGGCGACATCATGAACGTGCTGCACAGCAGTTAG